A region from the Pyrinomonadaceae bacterium genome encodes:
- the glgB gene encoding 1,4-alpha-glucan branching protein GlgB, producing MAQKKSKQPNEKRPLTKRRANPNAGEGSTSSPKKTSKKTTKTNANEFPPILGDLDLHLFGEGKHYRIYEKLGAHVMSHGGKRGVAFAVWAPAADRVSLVGNFNSWDVTKHPMRRLGTSGVWELFIPDLRAGELYKYAINTAGQEFFKADPYAFMMEVPPDTSSVVFTSSYKFRDHAWIAKRTKREAWRESLSIYEVHLGSWRRVAEEDNRPMTYRELAPVLADYAIQNGFTHVEFLPLKEHPYGPSWGYQVSAFYAPSSRYGTPDDFRFLVDHLHKAGVGVIMDWVPAHFPKDAFALGRFDGTALYEHLDPRKGEHPDWGTYIFNYGRHEVRNFLIANALYWLREFHLDGLRVDAVASMLYLDYSRKEGEWVPNEFGGRENLEAISLLKELNEVTHRECPGTLMIAEESTAWPQVTAAVYNGGLGFDFKWNMGWMHDTLKYFQTDPLFRGGNHNALTFGLLYAWSENFILPFSHDEVVHMKGALLNKMPGEEWQKFANLRALYGYMWAHPGKKLLFMGGEFGQWREWTEEESLDWHLLEQPIHKGVQLLIEDLNQLYAKHPALSEADSDPSGFSWIEVDNAAENIVAFSRTAPSTGKEIICVCNFSPVIREDHRIGLPRKGTYKQLLNTDNEKYCGGGFGVVKSMRAEKTPWHGMEYSAAITLPPLATLWFESPKRGAS from the coding sequence ATGGCACAGAAGAAATCAAAACAGCCGAACGAGAAAAGGCCTCTGACAAAACGGCGCGCTAACCCTAACGCGGGGGAGGGCTCCACCTCTTCACCGAAAAAGACTTCCAAAAAAACCACAAAGACAAACGCAAACGAATTCCCACCAATTCTTGGCGATCTCGACCTCCACCTTTTCGGCGAAGGCAAGCACTATCGGATTTACGAAAAGCTGGGCGCGCATGTCATGTCACACGGCGGCAAGCGCGGCGTAGCGTTCGCTGTCTGGGCCCCCGCTGCGGACCGGGTCAGTCTTGTCGGCAACTTCAACTCCTGGGACGTGACGAAACACCCGATGCGGCGCTTGGGAACGTCAGGAGTTTGGGAGCTCTTTATCCCGGATTTGCGCGCAGGGGAACTCTATAAATATGCCATCAACACCGCGGGCCAGGAGTTCTTTAAAGCCGATCCGTACGCCTTCATGATGGAAGTGCCGCCGGACACTTCGTCGGTTGTTTTCACCTCAAGCTACAAATTCCGTGACCACGCCTGGATTGCGAAACGCACCAAACGAGAGGCCTGGCGCGAATCGTTGTCGATCTATGAAGTCCATCTGGGCTCGTGGCGGCGGGTAGCTGAAGAAGATAACCGGCCAATGACCTATCGCGAATTGGCGCCAGTACTCGCGGACTATGCGATCCAAAACGGCTTCACGCACGTCGAGTTTCTGCCGCTGAAAGAACATCCGTACGGCCCGTCCTGGGGTTACCAGGTCAGCGCGTTCTACGCTCCGTCATCACGCTATGGCACACCGGACGACTTTCGTTTCCTCGTCGATCATCTTCACAAAGCTGGTGTCGGCGTAATCATGGATTGGGTGCCCGCACATTTTCCGAAAGACGCATTTGCGCTGGGCCGCTTTGACGGCACTGCCCTGTACGAACATCTTGATCCGCGCAAGGGCGAGCATCCAGACTGGGGCACTTACATCTTCAACTACGGCCGCCATGAAGTGCGCAACTTTCTAATTGCGAATGCGCTGTACTGGCTGCGCGAATTTCATCTCGATGGATTGCGTGTCGATGCGGTCGCTTCGATGCTCTACCTCGATTACAGCCGCAAAGAAGGCGAGTGGGTGCCGAACGAGTTCGGCGGGCGCGAAAATCTCGAAGCGATCTCTCTGCTGAAGGAGTTGAACGAGGTCACGCACCGCGAATGTCCCGGCACTCTCATGATCGCGGAAGAATCAACCGCCTGGCCGCAGGTCACGGCCGCGGTCTACAACGGCGGACTCGGCTTTGATTTCAAGTGGAACATGGGCTGGATGCACGACACGCTTAAATACTTTCAGACCGATCCGCTGTTTCGCGGCGGCAATCACAACGCGCTGACGTTCGGTTTGCTGTACGCGTGGAGCGAAAACTTCATTCTGCCCTTCTCTCACGATGAAGTGGTGCATATGAAAGGCGCTCTGCTGAACAAGATGCCGGGCGAAGAATGGCAGAAGTTTGCGAACCTGCGCGCGCTGTACGGATACATGTGGGCGCACCCGGGAAAAAAACTTCTGTTCATGGGCGGCGAGTTCGGGCAATGGCGCGAGTGGACCGAAGAAGAGAGTCTGGATTGGCACCTCCTGGAACAACCCATCCACAAAGGTGTTCAGTTATTGATCGAGGATTTGAACCAACTCTACGCAAAGCACCCGGCGTTGTCTGAAGCTGACAGCGACCCATCGGGCTTCAGTTGGATCGAAGTTGATAACGCCGCTGAGAACATCGTCGCCTTTAGCCGCACCGCGCCTTCGACTGGAAAAGAGATCATCTGCGTCTGCAACTTTTCGCCGGTAATTCGGGAAGATCACCGCATCGGGCTCCCGCGGAAGGGAACCTACAAGCAGCTACTCAACACTGATAACGAGAAGTACTGCGGCGGGGGCTTCGGCGTGGTGAAGAGTATGCGCGCAGAGAAGACGCCCTGGCATGGGATGGAATATTCAGCGGCGATCACGCTGCCGCCGCTGGCAACGTTGTGGTTTGAATCGCCGAAGAGGGGCGCTAGTTAA
- a CDS encoding DUF3536 domain-containing protein, whose product MDIPNPTPNPLTPTPYLIIHGHFYQPPRENPWTGVIEAQPSAEPFPDWNERIQAECYQPNSSAIISDPVTGDSRTINNYEGISFNFGPTLLSWLEQNHLETYNRIIDADRASVLTRQGHGNAIAQAYGHAILPLCTERDLRTQIRWGLADFRHRFGREAEAMWLPETACNDGVLDALIDEGLRYVILAPHQAARVKTASDSNEISTGSGIPLPLGEGRVRVLAEVENSDRASIDRTGSSDREENSTNDWHSVAAETLDTSIPYRYRHTDDAGATIAVFFYHGPLSRAIAFEGLLRSSGALVGSFARAARGNGLLNLATDGETYGHHFKFGDLCLAHALTVEAPARGFKLTNYGEYLDQHPPRHDVEINNGSDGQGTSWSCQHGVGRWIRDCGCVTGGEPGWNQKWRTALRDALDFLRDENISHFEATRGDLFTFPWLARDASISLILNPHESREQFLFEHAGRWLSADEGSRALAYLELQRMLLLMYTSCGWFFNDIFGIETIQILRYAGRAIDLMKQLNLPSARERFLEILSEAKSNRRELGTGADIFRRFVEPARPQSSGELRQEAVLT is encoded by the coding sequence ATGGACATTCCAAACCCGACACCCAACCCCCTAACCCCAACACCCTACCTAATTATTCACGGACACTTCTACCAACCACCGCGCGAAAACCCGTGGACCGGCGTCATCGAAGCCCAACCGAGCGCCGAGCCTTTCCCTGATTGGAACGAGCGCATTCAAGCCGAATGCTATCAACCGAATTCCTCCGCGATAATTTCAGATCCGGTGACCGGAGACTCGCGCACAATCAACAACTACGAGGGCATCAGTTTCAACTTTGGTCCGACCTTACTCAGTTGGCTCGAGCAGAATCACCTGGAAACCTACAACCGAATTATTGACGCGGATCGCGCAAGTGTTTTGACTCGACAAGGCCACGGTAACGCGATCGCGCAAGCTTACGGTCATGCGATTTTGCCTCTGTGCACTGAGCGCGACCTGCGCACGCAAATTCGTTGGGGTCTCGCCGATTTTCGTCATCGGTTTGGGCGGGAAGCAGAAGCGATGTGGCTGCCCGAGACGGCGTGCAACGACGGCGTGCTCGATGCGCTCATCGATGAAGGTTTGCGCTACGTCATTCTCGCGCCTCATCAAGCTGCTCGCGTAAAAACCGCGAGCGACAGCAATGAAATCAGTACCGGGAGCGGAATCCCTCTCCCTCTGGGAGAGGGCAGGGTGAGGGTTCTCGCCGAAGTCGAGAATAGCGACCGGGCCAGTATTGACCGCACAGGGAGCAGCGACCGGGAAGAAAACTCAACTAATGACTGGCATTCAGTCGCCGCAGAGACCCTGGACACAAGCATCCCTTACCGCTACAGACACACGGACGACGCCGGCGCGACAATCGCCGTCTTCTTCTACCATGGGCCTCTTTCGCGGGCGATTGCGTTTGAAGGTTTGCTGCGCTCGAGCGGCGCACTCGTCGGTTCATTCGCGCGAGCAGCGCGCGGAAACGGATTACTAAATCTTGCCACCGACGGCGAGACTTACGGACATCACTTTAAGTTCGGCGATCTGTGTCTGGCGCATGCACTCACCGTCGAAGCTCCGGCGCGCGGTTTTAAACTAACGAACTATGGCGAGTATCTCGATCAGCATCCGCCCCGCCACGATGTGGAGATCAACAACGGGTCGGACGGCCAGGGCACCTCTTGGAGTTGTCAGCACGGCGTAGGGCGTTGGATTCGTGATTGTGGGTGCGTAACCGGAGGCGAGCCGGGGTGGAATCAGAAGTGGCGAACGGCTCTGCGGGATGCGCTCGACTTTCTGCGGGACGAAAACATTTCGCACTTCGAAGCAACGCGCGGTGACCTGTTCACGTTTCCGTGGCTGGCGCGCGATGCGAGCATCTCGCTTATTCTCAATCCGCATGAGTCACGCGAACAGTTTTTGTTTGAACACGCTGGTCGATGGTTATCTGCCGATGAAGGATCACGGGCGCTCGCGTATCTCGAACTGCAGCGAATGCTGTTGTTGATGTACACAAGCTGCGGATGGTTCTTCAATGACATCTTCGGAATCGAAACAATTCAAATCCTAAGGTACGCCGGGCGGGCGATTGATTTGATGAAGCAATTGAATCTGCCATCCGCGCGGGAACGGTTTCTGGAGATTCTTTCGGAAGCGAAGAGCAACCGGCGAGAGCTCGGCACGGGCGCGGACATCTTCCGGCGATTTGTTGAACCGGCGCGCCCGCAATCCTCAGGCGAACTCCGCCAAGAGGCCGTCTTGACGTGA
- a CDS encoding ROK family protein has product MTQPLTTELVCAVDLGGTNLRAANIDSSGRLHERFKSQTPDSDKAEDIVNAIVAAVETCELEAAKGAARIETVSVAVPGSVHAQTRAIVNAPNVPAIVDFGLAEALETKLQRPVLIENDANAAALGEMWQGAARGCHTIVCLTLGTGVGSGIILNGELWRGVDGTAGEIGHTSVDPFGGVKCECENTGCLEVCASATAIVRVTREALSKHQASRLNSVALLDLTARDVADAAVLGDELALEIFRRVGTYLGIAAANIVNTLNPEMIVIGGGVSAAFDLFAQTAREEMARRAFPVPAQRCRIVRGECGDDAGLLGAAWLALARV; this is encoded by the coding sequence GTGACTCAGCCCTTAACAACCGAACTCGTTTGCGCCGTCGACCTGGGCGGCACGAATCTGCGCGCGGCGAATATCGATTCCAGCGGTCGCCTTCACGAACGGTTTAAATCTCAAACTCCCGATTCTGATAAAGCTGAAGACATCGTAAATGCGATTGTCGCTGCGGTTGAGACTTGTGAACTTGAGGCCGCAAAGGGTGCCGCACGCATTGAGACTGTTTCCGTGGCCGTTCCGGGTTCGGTGCACGCGCAAACCCGCGCGATAGTAAATGCGCCCAACGTCCCCGCAATTGTTGACTTCGGATTGGCTGAGGCGCTGGAAACGAAACTTCAGCGTCCAGTCCTCATTGAAAATGATGCCAATGCCGCGGCTCTGGGCGAGATGTGGCAGGGAGCTGCGCGTGGCTGTCACACCATCGTCTGTTTGACGCTGGGGACCGGAGTCGGCAGCGGAATCATACTCAATGGAGAATTGTGGCGCGGCGTTGACGGTACAGCGGGAGAAATTGGTCACACCAGCGTCGATCCGTTTGGCGGAGTGAAGTGCGAGTGCGAAAACACCGGTTGTCTGGAAGTTTGCGCATCGGCAACGGCAATTGTGCGCGTGACGAGAGAGGCTCTTTCAAAACATCAGGCCTCTCGATTGAATTCGGTTGCCCTCCTCGACTTAACGGCTCGCGACGTCGCGGACGCTGCAGTTTTGGGCGATGAACTCGCTCTCGAAATATTTCGCCGAGTGGGAACCTATCTCGGCATCGCGGCGGCGAACATCGTCAACACTTTGAATCCGGAGATGATTGTCATCGGTGGAGGCGTCTCAGCCGCGTTCGACTTGTTTGCTCAAACCGCTCGAGAAGAAATGGCCCGGCGCGCGTTTCCGGTTCCGGCGCAACGCTGCCGAATTGTGCGCGGTGAATGTGGCGATGATGCGGGCCTGCTGGGCGCGGCTTGGCTGGCACTTGCGAGGGTATAG
- a CDS encoding xylose ABC transporter ATP-binding protein has translation MLEELETRNSKLETVLRMRSITKTFPGVRALDGVSFDLAAGEIHALVGENGAGKSTLIKILAGVYPHPEYGGEIVLDGAERRFANVRESEQAGIAVIYQEMSLVRDLSVAENIFLGRAPRRFGVINWEDLYSRAQKLLDELHLALDPRTPVINLGIGQQQLVEIAKALSQDARILILDEPTAALTDTEVETLFGILKRLRARGVAMIYISHKLDEVFRISDRITVLRDGQTIETNATSNLTEPRVIAQMVGRSVDQIFPEATHERGEVVFEVRNVTVEDPSVPGKRLVNGVSFGVRKGEVLGIGGLMGSGRSELLMAIFGAHAGRKSADVFVQGKRVQINSPCDAIERGIGFVTEDRKRYGLVLDQTILRNMTLAGLDRLSGRFFTDEDAEAAAGERAAGDLRIKASSIFTIAGTLSGGNQQKVVLAKWLLTNPRVLFLDEPTRGIDVGAKQEIYAQINRLAESGLAIVLVSSELPEVLGLSDRLIVLHEGRVTGEFTRKEATPEAVMSCATGHVRLAA, from the coding sequence ATGTTAGAAGAACTCGAAACTCGAAACTCGAAACTCGAAACTGTTTTACGCATGCGCTCGATCACAAAAACCTTCCCGGGTGTCAGAGCCCTGGACGGCGTTAGTTTCGATTTGGCTGCCGGCGAAATTCATGCACTCGTAGGTGAAAACGGCGCCGGCAAATCGACGCTGATCAAAATTCTCGCAGGCGTGTATCCGCATCCGGAGTACGGTGGTGAAATTGTTCTTGATGGAGCGGAGCGGCGTTTTGCCAACGTGCGCGAATCGGAACAGGCCGGAATCGCGGTCATCTATCAGGAAATGTCTCTGGTCCGGGATCTCAGCGTCGCGGAAAATATTTTCCTCGGCCGCGCCCCTCGCCGCTTTGGCGTGATCAACTGGGAAGACCTTTACAGCCGCGCGCAAAAACTCCTGGACGAACTACACCTTGCGCTCGATCCACGCACGCCGGTTATCAATCTCGGTATCGGCCAACAACAGCTCGTGGAAATAGCGAAAGCCCTTTCGCAGGACGCGCGCATTCTAATTCTTGATGAACCAACCGCCGCACTGACCGACACAGAAGTCGAGACCCTGTTCGGAATTCTGAAGCGTCTGCGGGCGCGCGGCGTAGCGATGATCTACATCTCGCACAAACTCGACGAGGTTTTTCGCATCAGCGACCGGATTACCGTGCTACGTGATGGCCAGACGATCGAGACGAATGCCACGTCTAATCTGACCGAACCGCGCGTTATCGCGCAGATGGTCGGTCGCTCCGTCGATCAGATCTTTCCGGAAGCTACGCACGAACGCGGCGAAGTGGTGTTCGAAGTGCGCAATGTCACGGTTGAAGACCCTTCCGTTCCCGGCAAGCGTTTGGTTAACGGCGTCAGCTTTGGCGTTCGCAAAGGCGAGGTACTCGGCATCGGCGGCCTAATGGGTTCGGGTCGTAGCGAATTGCTGATGGCAATATTTGGAGCGCACGCGGGCCGCAAGTCCGCCGACGTGTTCGTCCAGGGAAAGCGAGTTCAGATCAACAGTCCGTGCGATGCGATTGAGCGCGGCATCGGTTTCGTCACGGAAGATCGCAAGCGATATGGATTGGTCCTCGATCAAACTATCCTCAGAAATATGACACTGGCCGGTCTGGATAGGCTTTCGGGCCGATTTTTTACCGACGAAGATGCCGAAGCCGCGGCGGGCGAGCGCGCGGCCGGCGATCTGCGAATCAAAGCGAGCTCAATTTTTACGATCGCCGGCACGCTGTCCGGCGGCAATCAACAGAAAGTCGTACTGGCGAAATGGCTGCTGACAAATCCGCGCGTATTGTTTCTCGACGAGCCGACCCGCGGCATTGATGTCGGGGCCAAACAGGAAATCTACGCTCAGATTAACCGGCTGGCTGAGAGTGGACTGGCGATCGTTTTGGTTTCATCTGAGCTGCCTGAAGTGCTGGGGCTTTCAGATCGACTAATCGTTCTGCACGAAGGGCGCGTGACGGGCGAGTTCACCCGCAAAGAGGCTACGCCCGAAGCCGTGATGTCGTGCGCGACGGGACACGTGCGATTAGCGGCGTAG
- a CDS encoding four helix bundle protein: MATFKRFEEIEAWRKARELTKRIYKIPRTTSLSRDFGLNDQIRRASVSIMSNIAEGYDRSGTGEFIQFLAAAKGSAAEVKSQLYVALDQSHIDQATFVELTSLAAETGNMIGDLINYLRRSGLKGTKYKTASAQ; the protein is encoded by the coding sequence ATGGCTACATTCAAGAGGTTCGAAGAAATCGAGGCTTGGCGAAAGGCACGAGAACTCACAAAGCGAATCTACAAAATCCCCCGCACCACTTCGTTGTCCAGAGACTTTGGATTGAATGATCAAATCCGGCGCGCATCAGTCTCGATCATGTCAAATATCGCGGAGGGATACGACAGGAGCGGAACCGGAGAGTTCATTCAGTTCCTTGCCGCCGCAAAAGGATCTGCAGCCGAGGTCAAAAGTCAGCTTTACGTTGCCCTCGATCAAAGCCACATCGACCAAGCTACGTTCGTTGAGTTAACGAGTCTAGCTGCCGAAACTGGCAACATGATTGGCGACCTGATCAACTATTTGCGCCGATCAGGTCTTAAAGGCACAAAGTACAAGACCGCATCAGCACAATAG
- a CDS encoding substrate-binding domain-containing protein, whose translation MKIIARTTPFALTAAILFSACVKGPESTNTGGGAKSGGPVRIGFSMDTLKEERWQRDKALVEQRCKEVGAQCEVQVANGVDADQIKQCENFLTKGVDVLIVAPHNGQIAASIVEAAHKQGVPVISYDRLIRNSDVDLYVSHQVVKIGQMQAQYALDHAPKGNYVLIGGSQTDNNALLLIEGQMQVLKPAVDSGQIKIVTQQYAREWLASEALRIAEDALTKNNNDIQAIVASNDGTAGGAVSALPPQLVGKVLVTGQDAALDAVQRVVEGKQTMTIYKPIQPLAFAAVDAAVKLARGEKVDAKDKINNGKIDVPALLFEPMVLDKNNVMQTVIKDGYHKLEDVYKNVPKDQWPKQ comes from the coding sequence ATGAAAATCATTGCGCGGACAACTCCGTTTGCTTTGACGGCGGCGATTCTATTCTCGGCGTGTGTGAAAGGCCCGGAGTCAACCAACACTGGCGGCGGCGCCAAATCCGGCGGCCCGGTGCGCATCGGCTTCTCGATGGACACTCTGAAGGAAGAACGGTGGCAGCGCGACAAGGCCCTGGTTGAGCAGCGCTGCAAAGAAGTTGGGGCGCAATGTGAAGTTCAAGTTGCCAACGGCGTCGATGCCGACCAAATCAAGCAGTGCGAAAACTTCCTGACGAAGGGCGTGGACGTTCTGATCGTCGCGCCACACAACGGCCAAATCGCCGCGTCCATCGTCGAAGCGGCCCATAAGCAAGGCGTCCCGGTAATCAGTTACGATCGGCTGATTCGCAATTCAGACGTGGATCTGTACGTCTCGCATCAGGTCGTGAAGATCGGGCAGATGCAGGCGCAGTACGCCCTCGACCACGCGCCGAAAGGCAACTACGTTTTGATTGGCGGATCGCAAACAGACAACAACGCGCTGCTTCTGATTGAAGGCCAGATGCAAGTGTTGAAACCGGCGGTCGATAGCGGGCAGATCAAGATTGTGACCCAGCAATACGCGCGCGAATGGTTGGCGAGTGAAGCTCTGCGCATCGCGGAAGACGCACTGACTAAAAACAACAACGACATTCAGGCAATCGTGGCTTCGAACGACGGTACGGCAGGCGGCGCTGTCTCGGCTCTGCCGCCGCAGCTTGTCGGCAAAGTCCTGGTGACGGGTCAGGACGCAGCGCTCGATGCGGTGCAACGCGTCGTTGAAGGCAAACAGACGATGACGATCTACAAACCAATTCAGCCGCTTGCTTTCGCCGCTGTTGATGCAGCCGTCAAGCTGGCGCGGGGCGAGAAAGTCGATGCCAAAGACAAGATCAACAACGGAAAGATTGACGTGCCTGCCCTTCTCTTCGAGCCGATGGTGTTGGACAAGAACAACGTGATGCAGACCGTGATTAAAGACGGCTATCACAAACTTGAGGACGTTTATAAGAACGTGCCGAAGGATCAATGGCCGAAGCAATAA
- a CDS encoding P1 family peptidase yields MRRFRIVLASLTFFVLVLAFVSNQTDAQDDRRPRAREAGIVVGVLSPGPLNAITDVNGVVVGHSTIVRGDNVRTGVTAILPHGGNLFREKVPGAVFIGNAFGKLAGSTQVNELGEIETPIMLTSTLSVPRTADAVIDYMLALPGNEDVQSINPLVGETNDGYLNDIRGRHINRDDVFAAIKEARDGPVEEGAVGAGTGTVAFGWKGGIGTASRKLPQALGGYTVGVLVQSNFGGILTINGAPVGRELGKYYLKDELEKTAAQVNQANTADGSIIIVIATDAPIDHRNLNRLAARSMLGLGRTGAAGTNGSGDYAIAFSTAPELRIRNLPNVRMKPTAAQLANEAMSPLFLAVIEATEEAIYNSMFRAATTTGRGRTVQALPINRTLEVLRKYNALKR; encoded by the coding sequence ATGCGCCGCTTCAGAATCGTTCTTGCGTCCCTGACTTTTTTCGTTCTCGTTCTCGCCTTTGTAAGTAACCAGACAGATGCCCAAGACGATCGGCGCCCGCGCGCGCGTGAAGCGGGCATTGTCGTCGGTGTGCTATCGCCGGGTCCGCTAAACGCCATCACCGATGTCAATGGAGTTGTCGTCGGTCATTCGACTATTGTTCGCGGCGACAATGTGCGGACCGGGGTGACCGCGATTCTGCCGCACGGCGGGAATCTGTTTCGTGAGAAGGTTCCCGGAGCCGTGTTCATCGGCAACGCGTTTGGCAAACTCGCGGGCTCGACGCAAGTGAACGAACTGGGTGAGATCGAGACACCGATCATGCTGACGTCAACTCTGAGTGTGCCGCGGACAGCAGACGCAGTCATTGATTACATGCTCGCGCTTCCGGGCAACGAGGACGTTCAATCGATCAATCCTTTGGTTGGTGAGACTAACGACGGCTACCTGAACGACATTCGCGGGCGGCATATCAATCGCGACGATGTGTTCGCGGCGATCAAGGAGGCGCGCGACGGTCCGGTTGAAGAAGGCGCGGTCGGCGCGGGTACGGGAACGGTTGCCTTCGGATGGAAAGGCGGCATTGGAACGGCTTCGCGAAAGCTTCCGCAGGCCCTTGGCGGTTATACCGTCGGCGTGCTGGTACAGTCGAATTTCGGCGGAATTCTAACGATAAACGGCGCGCCGGTCGGTCGCGAACTCGGGAAGTATTATCTGAAAGATGAGTTGGAGAAAACCGCCGCGCAAGTGAACCAGGCAAACACTGCGGACGGTTCAATAATTATCGTGATCGCCACCGACGCGCCGATCGATCATCGAAATCTGAATCGGCTGGCGGCACGATCGATGCTGGGTCTGGGGCGCACCGGCGCCGCGGGGACAAACGGGAGCGGCGATTATGCGATTGCGTTCTCCACCGCGCCTGAGCTTCGCATTCGCAACCTTCCTAACGTGCGGATGAAACCAACCGCCGCACAATTAGCCAACGAAGCGATGTCGCCGTTGTTTCTGGCGGTGATCGAGGCGACAGAAGAAGCAATCTACAACTCGATGTTTCGCGCCGCGACGACTACTGGCCGGGGCCGGACAGTGCAGGCGTTGCCTATCAATCGCACGCTCGAAGTTCTGCGGAAATACAACGCGCTGAAGCGTTGA
- a CDS encoding winged helix-turn-helix domain-containing protein, with translation MTLKIRVNRKSVESMTRQIANQLTNLIGNGAVAVGNMLPSERMLADSLGVARNVVRGSYDYLEKAGLVKREGRAGRRVRSKTSRAKATPKRAKKAAKKR, from the coding sequence GTGACTCTCAAAATTCGTGTCAACCGAAAGAGTGTCGAATCAATGACGCGACAAATCGCGAATCAACTCACTAACCTCATCGGCAACGGGGCGGTCGCGGTTGGAAATATGCTTCCCAGCGAACGCATGCTCGCCGACTCGCTTGGAGTCGCCCGGAACGTTGTGCGCGGCAGCTACGACTACTTGGAAAAGGCTGGACTGGTGAAGCGTGAAGGGCGCGCCGGCCGTCGGGTACGTTCCAAGACAAGTCGCGCTAAAGCCACCCCGAAACGCGCGAAGAAAGCAGCTAAGAAACGTTAA
- a CDS encoding lysophospholipid acyltransferase family protein, whose product MFRRILCAVLSLALRIYFRRVEVVGLENVPADKPVIFVLNHPNALVDPVFLLCLTPRRVSFLAKAPLFRMPVIGSLVRALDSLPAYRQQDAGEDVTRNRETFEAAWKLLSRGGTIGICPEGVSHNEPRLKPLKTGAARIALGAASSGARLDVKIVPVGLYYTEKTTFRSSALLRFGEPIDVEPVELQPDGAPPREAVHALRKQIEEALRDVILHAEHDEALALVDRVEQIFSADELSEHDEEQSLARSLQLRQRLLEGYGILRTHSPKRIAAIDMRVNRLHSELQQAGIDPFDLSLPDSAAQTITWLIAQLAISVLLSPFAIVGALLHYPAYRLAGYLARTLSRGEQDVVSTFKIVAALLFFPLTWIVTAGVTWIYLGLFAALGALVTVPVCGYVAIRFAEELDRLSGGFQALMLFLLRRRWFLRLIAQRAAIRKEILALRDETIPTKA is encoded by the coding sequence ATGTTCAGGCGAATTCTCTGTGCTGTCCTAAGTCTTGCCTTGCGCATTTACTTTCGGCGCGTCGAAGTCGTCGGCCTTGAAAACGTCCCCGCTGACAAGCCCGTTATCTTTGTCTTAAATCATCCTAACGCGCTGGTGGATCCGGTTTTCCTTCTGTGCCTGACGCCAAGACGGGTCTCATTTCTCGCGAAGGCGCCTCTGTTCCGGATGCCCGTGATTGGTTCTCTCGTGCGGGCGCTCGATTCTCTGCCGGCGTATCGGCAACAAGACGCTGGTGAAGACGTGACGCGAAATCGCGAGACGTTCGAGGCCGCGTGGAAGCTCCTCTCGCGCGGTGGAACTATTGGTATTTGTCCTGAAGGGGTTTCCCACAACGAGCCGCGATTGAAACCATTGAAGACGGGCGCCGCACGGATCGCCCTCGGCGCAGCCTCTAGCGGTGCTCGACTGGATGTGAAGATTGTGCCGGTGGGATTGTATTACACGGAAAAAACGACGTTTCGCAGCTCCGCGCTGTTGCGCTTTGGCGAACCAATTGACGTCGAACCGGTTGAGTTGCAACCCGACGGTGCGCCGCCACGCGAAGCAGTCCATGCGCTGCGCAAACAAATCGAAGAGGCTTTGCGCGACGTGATTCTGCACGCTGAACACGACGAAGCGCTGGCGTTGGTCGATCGCGTCGAACAAATTTTTTCGGCCGACGAGTTGAGCGAGCACGACGAGGAGCAAAGCCTGGCAAGGTCGCTTCAGTTGCGGCAACGTCTGCTCGAAGGCTATGGCATTCTCCGAACCCACTCGCCAAAACGGATCGCCGCAATCGACATGCGCGTCAATCGTTTGCACTCAGAGCTGCAGCAGGCCGGCATCGATCCTTTCGATCTGTCGTTGCCGGACTCAGCGGCCCAGACAATCACCTGGCTGATTGCGCAGCTGGCAATATCTGTGTTGCTGTCGCCATTCGCGATTGTTGGTGCGTTGCTGCACTACCCGGCGTATCGGCTGGCCGGTTATCTGGCACGTACCCTTTCACGCGGCGAACAGGACGTCGTCTCCACTTTCAAGATCGTTGCAGCGCTGCTGTTCTTTCCCCTGACGTGGATCGTAACGGCCGGTGTTACCTGGATATATCTGGGTTTGTTTGCGGCATTGGGAGCGCTGGTTACGGTTCCTGTTTGCGGCTATGTGGCTATTCGCTTCGCAGAGGAACTCGATCGATTAAGCGGCGGTTTTCAGGCCTTAATGCTTTTCCTGCTTCGCCGTCGATGGTTCCTGAGGTTGATTGCTCAGCGCGCGGCCATTCGAAAAGAAATCCTGGCCCTTCGTGACGAAACAATTCCCACAAAGGCTTAA